In Arthrobacter citreus, a single genomic region encodes these proteins:
- a CDS encoding alpha-glucosidase produces the protein MPSFKDGNGDGIGDFTGIISKLDYLKELGIGGIWLTPFYPSPKVDNGYDISDYYSIDPDYGTMEDFELFIQESHKRGIRVIADLVLNHTSTEHQWFKVSKSSKNHPKRDWYIWRDEPTNWESFFGGTAWEFDELTNQYYYHAFAKEQVDLNWANPEVRQAMFDVMDFWLQKGIDGFRLDVINFLKVNNTFKENPIDIEKNEQIHLHDKDQEGILPIISEIAEFVNRYEDKFLVGEVGSDDLSILRDYSGLNKLDVVFNFNIGSIAELDVKEIFQQVNETEQIYDETQTPTLFFSSHDMSRFISRFGGDEDRAKLVATLMLTAKGVPFIYYGDEIGMRDWVTDDIQDMKDVQGLTAYELEKQSNASEEQALKIANEKSRDKSRTPMQWNSEVNVGFSNVEPWINVPNHNRTINVEDQLQDSNSILSFYKSLLKLRSQHASLQLGQYELLKHEEELFYYIRSYSDEKIIVILNFSDEPKSIMFDGYKTFELLLSSKREDLEFTKDIRILPNEAFILKGEKENDI, from the coding sequence ATGCCGAGCTTTAAAGATGGAAATGGAGATGGAATTGGCGACTTTACTGGCATCATCTCAAAACTCGACTATTTAAAAGAGTTAGGGATTGGTGGAATATGGCTAACTCCATTTTATCCATCACCTAAGGTTGATAATGGATATGATATTTCAGATTATTATTCAATTGATCCCGATTATGGAACAATGGAGGATTTCGAATTATTTATCCAAGAATCACACAAACGCGGAATTCGTGTAATTGCTGATTTAGTTTTAAACCATACATCCACTGAACATCAATGGTTTAAAGTATCAAAGTCCAGTAAAAATCATCCAAAACGAGATTGGTATATTTGGAGAGACGAACCAACTAACTGGGAATCATTTTTTGGGGGAACTGCGTGGGAGTTTGATGAATTAACAAACCAATATTATTATCATGCATTTGCTAAAGAACAGGTAGATTTAAACTGGGCAAATCCCGAAGTAAGGCAAGCAATGTTTGATGTAATGGACTTTTGGCTTCAAAAAGGTATAGATGGTTTTCGGTTAGACGTCATCAATTTCTTAAAGGTAAATAATACGTTCAAAGAGAATCCAATTGATATTGAAAAAAATGAGCAAATTCATTTGCATGATAAAGATCAAGAGGGAATCTTGCCGATTATTTCTGAAATCGCCGAGTTTGTAAATCGCTATGAGGATAAATTTTTAGTTGGTGAGGTAGGTTCAGACGATTTATCAATTTTAAGAGATTACTCAGGGCTTAATAAATTAGATGTTGTTTTCAATTTTAATATTGGAAGTATAGCTGAGTTAGACGTAAAAGAGATTTTTCAACAAGTAAATGAAACAGAGCAAATTTATGATGAAACGCAAACCCCTACTCTGTTTTTCTCTAGCCATGATATGTCTCGTTTTATTTCAAGATTTGGTGGAGATGAGGATCGAGCAAAATTAGTAGCAACATTGATGCTTACAGCTAAAGGTGTCCCATTTATTTATTATGGTGATGAAATAGGTATGAGAGATTGGGTTACCGATGACATCCAAGATATGAAGGATGTTCAAGGGCTTACAGCATACGAATTAGAAAAGCAATCGAATGCGTCAGAAGAACAAGCTTTAAAAATTGCAAATGAAAAATCGAGGGATAAATCTCGTACACCGATGCAATGGAACTCAGAAGTCAATGTAGGTTTCTCGAATGTTGAACCATGGATTAATGTCCCAAATCATAATCGTACGATAAATGTAGAAGACCAACTACAAGACTCAAATTCAATTCTTTCTTTTTATAAAAGCTTACTGAAATTAAGAAGCCAGCATGCATCATTACAGTTAGGTCAGTATGAATTATTAAAGCATGAAGAAGAATTATTCTATTATATTCGCTCGTATTCTGATGAAAAAATAATCGTTATTTTAAATTTTTCAGATGAACCAAAATCAATCATGTTTGATGGTTATAAAACATTTGAATTACTACTTTCATCTAAGCGGGAAGACTTAGAATTCACAA
- a CDS encoding sugar ABC transporter permease, with amino-acid sequence MSAKQGRLGWLFASPYLIYAVVFFLIPLVWSLFLSFTDWNLIAPTFSFVGIENYTEAFKSPGVQSAFFVAFKFMALFVPMVVASSIIVALIVQGLPKFKGLFLIGFFLPYLASGVVSSLIVKGLLSYNSPINEFLRNSLGLDINWLGSPFGALFTVAVIIAWKFTGYYALILTSGFDSIDKEVYEAALIDGVTPMQRFWKITFPLLYPALFTVLILAIGVTFGIFTEVYQLTGGGPNFATNTWQMEIFTRAFSNLQAGYASAIAIIASIVTFISIFIIRKLLEMWGRRNGWN; translated from the coding sequence ATGAGCGCTAAACAAGGAAGGTTGGGCTGGCTATTTGCCAGTCCTTATCTTATTTATGCAGTTGTTTTCTTCTTAATTCCATTAGTATGGTCATTGTTTCTGTCATTTACTGATTGGAATTTAATTGCTCCAACATTTAGTTTTGTTGGAATTGAAAATTATACAGAAGCGTTTAAAAGCCCAGGCGTACAAAGTGCATTTTTCGTCGCATTCAAATTTATGGCGCTATTTGTACCAATGGTTGTAGCATCTTCAATCATTGTAGCTTTAATCGTTCAAGGTTTACCAAAGTTTAAAGGTTTATTTTTAATCGGATTTTTTCTACCGTACTTAGCTTCTGGTGTAGTTTCTTCATTAATTGTTAAAGGGCTATTATCATACAACAGTCCGATTAACGAGTTTTTAAGAAATTCACTTGGTTTAGATATTAACTGGCTAGGATCACCATTTGGTGCACTATTCACAGTAGCGGTTATTATTGCCTGGAAATTTACTGGTTACTATGCATTAATCTTAACTTCCGGTTTTGATAGCATAGATAAAGAAGTTTATGAAGCAGCTTTAATTGATGGAGTAACGCCAATGCAACGCTTTTGGAAAATTACATTCCCTCTATTATATCCTGCATTATTTACAGTATTAATTTTAGCAATTGGTGTAACTTTTGGTATTTTCACAGAGGTTTACCAGTTAACAGGTGGGGGACCGAATTTCGCAACAAATACATGGCAAATGGAGATCTTTACTAGAGCATTCTCGAATCTTCAAGCTGGTTATGCATCTGCAATTGCGATTATCGCTTCAATTGTTACATTTATATCAATCTTTATTATTCGAAAACTTTTAGAAATGTGGGGAAGACGAAATGGTTGGAACTAA
- a CDS encoding carbohydrate ABC transporter substrate-binding protein, translated as MKKVSSVLLAASLSVAGLSACSTGNKEVKGGAKNGVTTIEFWAAPNPTQQVYWKDVAEQFTKENPNIKVNVSPMKESPTSEASIQSAIAGGSAPTMSENINRGFAAQLADSKALVPLDELDGFDKVKENRNMENTMKGWQFADNHQYVLPIYSNAMLFGWRLDILKKLGFNEPPKTYSEMLAVAKKLKEKYPDKYVWAKADLADPTAWKRWFDFFMLYDAASEGNKFVEGTKFTGDKKAGEQVFDFVNDLRKSNALLTRQAKDPFETGLGIFTDIGPWTISYWADKFPNMKFNETYALSTPPVPDGMSTENVKTFADTKGIVIYASATKEQQKAAMKFINWVYSNPENDLKWLEKTNLPPARDDLATNDTFKAFFDKNPALQPYAAAVPNAIPPMDNAKYNDIQTYIGQYAFNPVVKGEKNSKTAWKDMKEAIEGALK; from the coding sequence ATGAAAAAAGTATCATCAGTCTTGTTAGCTGCTTCTTTATCTGTTGCTGGTTTATCTGCTTGTTCCACAGGTAATAAGGAAGTAAAAGGTGGAGCGAAAAATGGCGTGACGACAATTGAGTTTTGGGCTGCACCAAATCCAACTCAACAAGTTTATTGGAAAGACGTAGCTGAACAGTTTACAAAAGAAAATCCAAACATAAAAGTAAATGTAAGTCCGATGAAAGAAAGTCCTACATCTGAAGCTAGTATTCAGTCCGCGATTGCAGGTGGAAGCGCTCCGACAATGTCTGAAAACATAAACCGTGGATTTGCAGCCCAGTTAGCTGATAGCAAGGCACTAGTTCCTTTAGATGAATTAGATGGTTTCGACAAAGTAAAAGAAAACCGTAACATGGAAAATACGATGAAGGGTTGGCAGTTTGCTGACAACCACCAATACGTTCTACCAATCTACTCAAACGCTATGCTATTTGGTTGGAGATTAGATATTTTAAAGAAATTAGGATTTAATGAACCACCAAAAACTTATAGTGAAATGTTAGCGGTTGCTAAAAAATTAAAAGAGAAATATCCAGATAAATATGTTTGGGCAAAAGCAGACCTTGCAGACCCAACAGCATGGAAAAGATGGTTCGACTTCTTCATGTTATACGATGCAGCATCAGAAGGTAACAAATTCGTAGAAGGTACTAAATTTACAGGTGATAAGAAAGCTGGAGAGCAAGTATTCGATTTCGTGAACGACCTACGAAAATCTAATGCATTACTAACAAGACAAGCTAAAGATCCATTTGAAACAGGATTAGGCATCTTTACTGATATCGGTCCTTGGACAATTTCTTATTGGGCAGATAAATTCCCAAACATGAAGTTTAATGAGACATATGCATTATCTACACCACCAGTTCCAGATGGTATGTCTACTGAAAATGTTAAAACATTCGCCGATACAAAAGGCATAGTTATTTATGCTTCTGCTACTAAAGAACAACAAAAAGCAGCGATGAAATTTATCAATTGGGTGTATTCAAATCCTGAAAATGATTTGAAATGGCTTGAGAAAACGAACTTACCACCAGCACGAGATGATTTAGCAACAAATGATACATTTAAGGCGTTCTTTGATAAAAATCCAGCATTACAACCATATGCAGCAGCCGTTCCTAATGCGATTCCACCAATGGATAACGCAAAGTATAACGATATTCAAACTTATATTGGCCAATATGCATTCAATCCTGTAGTAAAAGGTGAAAAAAATTCTAAAACTGCATGGAAAGATATGAAAGAGGCAATTGAGGGGGCTCTTAAGTAA
- a CDS encoding carbohydrate ABC transporter permease, with translation MVGTKKKGLWFRYLIASILLLVMVFPYIYMVLNSFADWSQVDRKLIPTGFTLKSYSWLLGGGESAIPRPWINAFFNSFFVSAASTLLMMVTAVMVAYALAKIPFKGRNFINNFILFQMFFPAIILLIPTFLVIQKIGMYDSYWGMILPKAMSLWAVFMYTNFFKAIPETFIEAAKLDGASEWQIMFKIVLPMSKSITTVIFLFLFMERWTELLWDMLVAKSDNMLTLNVLLSQMFGPYGGYPGPMYAAAVLLTLPIIIIFLLFAKKFKEGMQFTLK, from the coding sequence ATGGTTGGAACTAAGAAAAAAGGATTATGGTTTCGTTACCTAATTGCCTCGATTCTCTTACTAGTTATGGTTTTTCCATATATTTATATGGTTTTAAATTCATTTGCTGATTGGAGCCAAGTAGACCGAAAGCTAATTCCAACAGGCTTTACTTTGAAATCTTATAGCTGGCTATTAGGTGGTGGCGAATCAGCAATACCAAGACCTTGGATCAATGCATTTTTTAATAGTTTCTTTGTTTCTGCTGCATCTACATTATTAATGATGGTTACAGCGGTGATGGTAGCATATGCACTTGCTAAAATTCCTTTTAAAGGAAGGAACTTTATCAATAACTTTATTTTATTTCAAATGTTTTTCCCGGCGATTATTTTATTAATCCCTACATTCCTTGTCATCCAAAAAATAGGTATGTATGACTCATACTGGGGTATGATTTTACCAAAAGCAATGAGCTTATGGGCAGTCTTTATGTACACAAACTTTTTTAAGGCAATTCCCGAAACGTTTATTGAGGCAGCAAAGCTAGATGGGGCAAGTGAATGGCAAATCATGTTTAAAATTGTTTTACCGATGTCAAAATCAATTACAACTGTTATTTTCCTATTCTTATTTATGGAAAGATGGACAGAGCTTTTATGGGATATGTTAGTTGCGAAGAGTGACAATATGCTAACGCTAAACGTTTTATTATCACAAATGTTTGGTCCTTATGGAGGTTACCCAGGACCGATGTATGCAGCAGCGGTATTACTAACATTGCCAATCATTATTATCTTCTTATTATTTGCTAAAAAGTTTAAAGAAGGTATGCAATTTACGCTTAAGTAA